Proteins from one Nomia melanderi isolate GNS246 chromosome 3, iyNomMela1, whole genome shotgun sequence genomic window:
- the Dgkepsilon gene encoding diacylglycerol kinase epsilon isoform X3: protein MCDCCGVCADPTCVKVADKQLKCKVISLNTNEPMKHHWVKGNLPLIAVCEVCNEECDMEPGLTDWWCCWCQRSVHEDCKPNLSEICDLGKFKLMIIPPSSLEVVNQRSTVRRRLQLRTVIPPNWPHWKPLIVVANKKSGNKDGAEILSLFRRLLNPAQVVDLSERDPVAALEWCRLIGKVKCTVLVAGGDGTIAWLLNAIYKLKLEPVPSVAIIPLGTGNDLSRVLGWGKEHDPQRDPAYILQEIQAAQEVKLDRWSVVVKPYGGLGLRGSHQKFHMYNYIGIGVDAQVTLQFHRTRESRFYFYSSRLFNKLLYLCFGTQQVVERECKDLDKNIELYLDGVKMDLPSIEGIVISNIPSWGAGVNLWNTGRGEEYVKQSFNDEKLEVIALYSSFHMAQLQVGLSQPYRIGQAKSVKMKLLKSYAMQIDGEPWYQHPCEVNIIYCNKASMLVNTVSEVN, encoded by the exons ATGTGTGATTGCTGTGGCGTGTGTGCGGATCCTACTTGTGTCAAGGTTGCAGATAAACAATTAAAGTGTAAAGTTATTAGTTTAAACACGAATGAGCCAATGAAGCATCATTGGGTAAAGG gcAATTTACCTCTAATCGCTGTATGTGAAGTATGTAACGAAGAATGTGATATGGAACCTGGTCTAACAGATTGGTGGTGTTGCTGGTGTCAAAGAAGTGTTCATGAAGATTGTAAACCTAATCTCTCTgaa ATATGCGATCTTGGTAAATTTAAATTGATGATAATTCCACCAAGCAGTTTAGAAGTTGTAAATCAACGAAGTACAGTACGACGTAGATTACAACTTCGCACAGTTATACCACCAAATTGGCCTCATTGGAAACCTCTTATAGTTGTTG CGAACAAAAAATCTGGCAATAAAGATGGAGCAGAAATCTTGTCCTTATTCAGAAGGTTATTGAATCCTGCTCAAGTTGTTGATTTATCAGAACGTGATCCAGTTGCAGCTCTTGAGTGGTGCCGCTTAATAGGAAAAGTAAAATGTACTGTTCTTGTAGCAGGTGGAGATGGTACAATAGCTTGGTTATTAAATGCTATTTATAAACTTAAATTGGAG CCAGTTCCATCTGTGGCAATAATTCCTTTGGGCACAGGGAATGATTTATCTAGAGTATTAGGATGGGGAAAGGAACATGATCCGCAAAgggatccagcatatatattacAAGAAATACAAGCGGCACAAGAAGTGAAACTTGACAG atGGTCTGTGGTGGTGAAACCATATGGCGGATTAGGACTTCGGGGTTCACATCAGAAATTtcatatgtataattatataggtATTGGAGTGGATGCACAAGTGACGTTACAATTCCATCGTACAAGAGAAAGTCGATTTTACTTTTATAGTAGTAGATTATTCAATaag ctACTATACCTATGTTTTGGCACGCAACAAGTAGTGGAAAGAGAATGTAAAGATCTtgacaaaaatatagaattatatttagaTGGTGTTAAAATGGATTTGCCATCTATTGAGGGTATTGTGATATCAAATATTCCTTCTTGGGGTGCTGGCGTGAATCTTTGGAATACAG GTCGTGGTGAAGAATATGTAAAACAAAGTTTTAATGACGAAAAATTGGAAGTAATTGCTCTTTATTCTTCATTTCATATGGCTCAGCTTCAAGTAGGACTTTCTCAGCCTTATCGAATTGGCCAAGCTAAGTCTGTTAag ATGAAGTTACTAAAATCTTATGCCATGCAAATTGATGGCGAACCGTGGTATCAACATCCTTGtgaagttaatattatatattgcaaCAAAGCGTCCATGTTGGTGAATACTGTTTCtgaagtaaattaa